Below is a genomic region from Mesorhizobium sp. NZP2298.
TAGCCGCCTCGGTGAAAGGATCCATGTCCTCTGGCGCGGTCTGAAACCGCAACACCGTGCGCGGGTCGCGCGCCTTAGCGGCATCGTCAATCAGGATGGACAGAAGGTCGTTCTCTGTCGGCGCCTGCGTCGAGATGATGATAGATAGCGGCTCGCTCTGCGCTGCGGTGGCAGTCTCGAGCGCATCATACAGCGATGACCGCGGACCTTTGACCTGGCCAAGCTCATCGTGAACAGTCAACGATGGCGAAAGGCCGTAAGCCGTAGATGCGTCTGCAGAGAGCGCCCGGTAGACGGTGCCCAAGTCGGGGCAGACAATGCGCTTGCCGCTGTCCTTCGGGAATGCATACGCCTTCAATACAGGCGACATGCGGATCATCTTGGCGGCAAGTTCGAACAAGATTGCGGCCTGCTCGCGTGACTGCGCTGCGCTATACAATTGCGCATTCCGCTTCGCCTCCGGGCCGCACAGGTGCAGCAAGAGGATCATGGCCGATTCGGTTGTCTTGGCGTTCTTTCGCCCACGGCTGATGATAGCTCGACGTGTCCCGTTTGGGTTGTCGTAAATAGCCCGAAGGTCTTCCTTCATGAACTCAGCCAACTTTAGTGGCTGACCAACGAAGCGCCCTTCTGGGATGCGAATATGCTTTTCTAGCCAACGGATATTCCGCTCGGCACGGCTAATCGTCTTCTTCGCCATCTTCTTCCCATGGCGCAATTATTTGCCCCGGCTTGCGAGCCTGCTCCGCTCTAACTGTCGCCTGCTGCGTGATGCGCATGCGCGTCGACAACGAAGAAATTGCCCGCCCCTCGCGCTCCTGCATTTTCAGAAGCTTGTCATAGGCGTCGACATCAAAAGCCTTTGCTTTCTCAGCCTTTGAGATCAGTTGAGCGATACGGCGGGCTGCAACAACGTGCCGGCAATATTGCGTAAGCAGCGCTTGCGTCTCGCGCGGAAACCAGTCCGCAGGCATACGGTCAACAACCGCGCACCACTCGTCAGATTGTTCTGGCGTTAATTCACTTGGCGGTAATGGGCGCTGTACAACCTCCACAGAAGAGGTTATTGTAATTTCAGTGCTTGCCGCCGACTTTCGTCCGCGCACAGCCATAAATTCTCACCCTACCGCTAGTGCCAAACTCGGCTGAAACGGCGATAATAGTCTATCGCCCTTCTTCATGTTGTCATTCGCCGCTAGCGGCCTAAGATTCGATAGCGCCCAGGCTTTCTTGAAGTCGATGTCATAAGGCGTTTCGTAATTGAAGGCCGATAGAGGGATGATGTGGTCGATGTGCCACGTGTCATGGCGATAATTTTCCCACGTCATCCAAGGCTCAAACTGCCTCTCAATGTGGACGCGCAAATCTTCCGATGTGTAGCCAAGAATATCGAATGTGTGTCCGCCTGACCCTTTGGAACCACGCTTGATAGTTTGAAAGATGCGCGCTCTGAAGTTGCTCTCAATCTTGCCGCGGGGCGTTGAAGTCTTCTTAGCCGTGTCTATGCGCTGACGCACACGATGCTTGTCTGGGTTGTTTTTCCGCCACCCATAAACCGACGCGAGCCACTTTACCGGATTCTCTTGACGCCACTTTTTCTGATATGCTTTAGCGCAGGACTTGCAATAAGTGCCAAGTCCGTCTAGGGTTGATTTGCTACGTGTGAAGTCGCTGTACGATTTTGAAAGACTGCATTTGTTGCAGAATTTTACACCCTCGGCAGCACTATTGTCGTTTGCAGCAATTGGCGCATCGCAGGCAAACATTTAATCCCCGCCATAAACAAAAAAAATACAGGTTTAGCACAACTCTTGGCCCACGCCGGTCCTAGGGTCGACGGCCTAGGACTTTTGTCCTACCCCGTCATGTGGTTGTTTTCATTGGCCTTTTCGCCACTCGGGCCATCCATCGCCGTCGACGCCTCGAACGATGCCGGTTCTCTCCTCGGCCTGCTTCTGGCTCGAGTGACACGATGCGCACAGCGGCTGTAGTTCCCCATGCCAGAACAGTTCGGGGTCGCCGCGATGAGGGACAACGTGGTCAGCAGTGGTAGCTATCGTTACCTCTTCGCGCTGAATGCACATACGGCACAGAGGCTCGACCGCGAACAGTGCTTGCCGCCTAGCCTCCCAGGCAGCAAGCTTATACCAGCCCTTCCAAGGCCGGTTAGGCTGGTACTGCGTCACGCATGTACCAATCGCCTAGCGTGGTGCGCACCTTGTCTAGGAGGCGCTTAATCATCGTATGCATGCCACACCGCAACAGACGGCAGCGTGACGATCTCCATCGTCGTGCCGTTGAACCACGCCACGTCGATGTCGCCACACTCACCGCATACGTCCAGGACCACCATGGTAGGCCCACCAGTGGTAAGCTCTACATGGTCGCCAATGCTGTAGTCGTGCCATGCAGTAGGTGCGGCAGGCTCTCTAACGAAGTAGTCACCAATGGACTCGCTATTGCCCATGCCATCCGTGGCCATATACCAAGGTGATCCGTCCATGCTCATTCTCCTCTGTTGGCATGCACTACGAAATGGAGCCGGCAGTCGGAATTGAACCAACGACCATCGCTTTACAAAAGCACCGCTCTACCTACTGAGCTATGCCGGCTTAATTGGCGGAGGGTGAAGGAATCGAACCCTTAACCTTTCGGATACCCTGGTTTTCAAGACCAGTTGCCGGCCATTCAGCGGCACCCTCCAAACTGCGAAATTGGCGGAGAGTATGGGGATCGAACCCACGCAACCTTTCGGTTGGCTACTGTTTAGCAAACAGGCACATTACCGCTCTGTCACCTCTCCTGATTGGCGGTACTGGACGACGACATAGGGTATTTCCTTTTATTTGGTTGCGGGAAGCGGATTCGAACCGCTGACCTTTAGGTTATGAGCCTAACGAGCTACCGGGCTGCTCCACCCCGCTGGATAAAAAGGAACGGCGCGCTTTCGCGTCTTGGCTATTGCTGCGGTGCGACGCACATACAGCAACCGTTAATCAGTAGCCCGCTCACCGCCACGCCCTTACGGGCAAACAGCAGGAGCGGGCAATCACCGTCGCGGAGGAGGACGCGCCAGTGATGGGATTAGGGATCAGTCGCACTTTCACTTGCAAGCCGTAGCGTACTGCCGGAAGCACCGTTGCCCTAAAGGGTTGGATGGCTCTTTGCCTTCCTACCTATAAGGCGCGGGAGAGTGAACTGGTTATAACCAACGCGCTAAGCAGCGATATCCTTCCTCGTCAGTGCACCCAATGCGTCCCGAACCGTAAACAAGCCTGTGTGTACTAAAGCGCGTCCGGCGCCCATTGACCCAGCACGGTTCGCTATGCCCGCCGCATTGCCAACCTCAGCTAGCGTAGCGCAGTCCACAACGGCCATTTCGAACGGCTCCACGAGAAGCCCTAAGCGCCTTTGGAGGTGCGCCAGTAGTGAACGTGCATCCAGCGCATTGATAATCTCCATATCGCCGTTCCACGGCTTAGGCACAGGCGCTGCGTTCTTTTTGCTGTCTGCGTTGGTTGGCGACTTCATAGTTGCAGGAATATCGGTCGGCGCGGACTTAAGCACGAACTCACCGCCATAAATGATGCGGCCTGAACTCTCATCAATCCGGTTCTTGTGGACGATGGTCATCTCAGGTGGTGGCGTGGCCTTGAAGCCTAGCGCAACCTCAGCCTTGGCCGTATCGTATATCTTGCGATACTTCATAGCGTAGGCGAGTAGGTCGCCAGAGCCTTCAGCCAACAGCGCCTTGGCCAACGGCCAAGCGATATTGTCATTATCAGCCTTGCCGTCCCAATCCTTGCCGATTGCTTGGCGCTTTCCGATACGGACCTTGAAGCGACGCATGGCTCTCTTTTGCTCCTCAGCACGTTCGGCTAGCATTAGGCGAGTAGCTGCGCGCTCGTCTGGCGTATTGTCGTTCATGCGAGTCCCCAAATCCAGTTAGGCAGTCCCGTACAACGTATATAGTTTTATGCAGCCATTTTTTCCATGCTGCCATTGTCGTTAGCCGCAAGCCAGCCGCGCACTAGCGCAACGCTGGCAGTGGCGCACTCATCGGGTGTCGCAGCCTTAATCACCTCGACGCGATAGCCAAGGGCGCGCAACAGTGCGTGACGCTCAACCTGACCACCGCGCTTCTTGCCCTTGATGATCTTGTCCTTGCTTAGCGACCCTTCAGCATTCTTATACTCGATAAGCAGTAGCCTGCCGCTTGACGCGTAGATGCGCAGGTCTGGGTCGCCAGCCATCACACCGGTAGCTTTTGCTTTCGTGGCGTCTCTCTTGCCAGCCGCAAAATCAGCCGCGAATGTGAACGTCCCTGGCTTAACATCGCTTGCCTTAGTCGCGCATTCCGGTAGTGCCCGCAATCGACGCACAGCCTCGGCTTGCAATTCCCACTCGAGAACAGGGGCTGCCTCAATAGTAATCTTGCCATCCTTGGTTATCAGCCGCGTACGCTTGCCGCCGATCTTTACCGTCTGCTGTGTGCGGGTCATATGCGCTTTTCCCTAAGTTCAATCATCATAGCCGCATGCGCAGCCAGTTCTTCCGTGGTCAACCTGCCGGGCAGCGCTACTAGCCGAACTGGCAGCGCTCCTATTTCCGTGGTGCGCTCGCTAAACGCCAATTCCAACCCAACCTGCCTACCGACCAACTCCACATAGACTTCGGCTAGCAATTGCGCGTCGATGAGTGCGCCGTGTGTTGTGCGGGCTGCTGTGGATATGCCATACCGCCTACACAGCGCGTCAAGGCTAGCCGGTGAGCCAGGATGCTTTGTGCGCGCCATTGCCAGCGTGTCTATGACATGGTTGGCCAAGACTGGCATACCGGCTCGCGTGAGTTCGGCGTTCAGGATGCCAACGTCAAAGCTGGCGTTGTGAGCCACCAGCGGAGCGTTGCCGATGAAGTCCAGCAGGCCAGCCGCTGTGTCTGCAAAGCTGGCCGCACCAGCCAGCATCGCATCGGTGATGCCGTGCACCGCGGTAGCGTCTGCCGGCATCGGCACACCGGGATTGACGTAGGCGTGAAACGTGCGGCCCGTAGGCAGCATGTCGTAAAGTTCCACGGCGCCAATCTCAGCCACCCGATCGGCACGGATGTCGACGCCAGTGGTCTCGGTGTCGATGACGATTTGGCGGGTGGGCTGGCGGGTCATTTTCTTACTACCTAAAACCAATTTCTAAGCACCGGGACAAATTCCCCCTCTAAAGAGGGGGGAATATGTTGTCCCGCTGGATGCTCGTGGGACAAATTAACGGGACAAGCGGGACAAGCGGGACAAAATACGTTCTAAGTTATTGATTTTATTGATGATGGTTTTTGGCGTTTTGTCCCGCCTTGTCCCGTAAGTCGATTTTTAGCGGGACAAAACAGCGGGACAAACACATGCTGCGGGACAAGTCGTTTTGTCCCGCTAGGTTGCGCTGATGGTTGTGCAACCTAGCGGTGAAATCTTGTCCCGGCATTTTGTCCCGCAG
It encodes:
- a CDS encoding HNH endonuclease signature motif containing protein; translation: MFACDAPIAANDNSAAEGVKFCNKCSLSKSYSDFTRSKSTLDGLGTYCKSCAKAYQKKWRQENPVKWLASVYGWRKNNPDKHRVRQRIDTAKKTSTPRGKIESNFRARIFQTIKRGSKGSGGHTFDILGYTSEDLRVHIERQFEPWMTWENYRHDTWHIDHIIPLSAFNYETPYDIDFKKAWALSNLRPLAANDNMKKGDRLLSPFQPSLALAVG
- a CDS encoding DUF2158 domain-containing protein encodes the protein MDGSPWYMATDGMGNSESIGDYFVREPAAPTAWHDYSIGDHVELTTGGPTMVVLDVCGECGDIDVAWFNGTTMEIVTLPSVAVWHAYDD
- a CDS encoding VRR-NUC domain-containing protein, producing the protein MTRTQQTVKIGGKRTRLITKDGKITIEAAPVLEWELQAEAVRRLRALPECATKASDVKPGTFTFAADFAAGKRDATKAKATGVMAGDPDLRIYASSGRLLLIEYKNAEGSLSKDKIIKGKKRGGQVERHALLRALGYRVEVIKAATPDECATASVALVRGWLAANDNGSMEKMAA
- the dnaQ gene encoding DNA polymerase III subunit epsilon, with amino-acid sequence MTRQPTRQIVIDTETTGVDIRADRVAEIGAVELYDMLPTGRTFHAYVNPGVPMPADATAVHGITDAMLAGAASFADTAAGLLDFIGNAPLVAHNASFDVGILNAELTRAGMPVLANHVIDTLAMARTKHPGSPASLDALCRRYGISTAARTTHGALIDAQLLAEVYVELVGRQVGLELAFSERTTEIGALPVRLVALPGRLTTEELAAHAAMMIELREKRI